A single region of the Palaemon carinicauda isolate YSFRI2023 chromosome 17, ASM3689809v2, whole genome shotgun sequence genome encodes:
- the LOC137656254 gene encoding protein FAM200C-like has protein sequence MDPNAGEASNKVSYMIAREKKPHTIGETLLKLCALEMAKIVLGEDAAKKLSQVSVSNDTVHQRIKDMGQDIITQFVSEIKQSPAKISMQIDESTDVSNHSQLLVFVRYVHEKNIKEEFLFCERLETTTKAVDVFKLIQSFLDRHELAWDSIGSICTDGASALID, from the coding sequence AAGCCTCCAACAAAGTTTCGTACATGATTGCCAGAGAAAAGAAGCCACACACAATTGGGGAGACCCTCTTGAAACTCTGTGCGCTGGAGATGGCTAAAATTGTTCTGGGAGAGGATGCCGCGAAGAAATTAAGTCAGGTATCCGTGTCCAACGACACTGTGCACCAGAGAATTAAAGACATGGGTCAGGACATAATAACCCAATTTGTCAGCGAGATAAAACAAAGTCCTGCAAAAATCAGCATGCAGATCGATGAATCAACTGACGTTTCAAACCACAGTCAATTGCTTGTATTTGTACGATATGTACATGAAAAGAACATCAAGgaagaatttttattttgtgaacGACTCGAAACCACAACCAAAGCAGTTGACGTATTCAAGCTGATCCAATCTTTCTTAGATCGTCATGAGCTGGCATGGGATTCAATTGGGTCTATTTGTACGGATGGCGCTTCTGCCCTGATTGACTAA
- the LOC137656255 gene encoding protein FAM200C-like: MGIVVQTVNFIRGRPLNHRLFKKFCDEIGAEHGVLLYHTEVRWLSRGSVLTRVVELQDEILEILKHQQSPLAKYFEDEHFIVSLGYLADIFSLLNDLNTSMQGRDVDIIQARGKVVAFTRKLPIWCRHFESGNLANFPNLDNILTKDGKTLPVEILQEVKNHLEILSTNFEGYFSDTNDLCIESVWIQNPFSFDVSRLSDNDIAKDDLIEFQEDPRKKADFEMAGIDV, encoded by the coding sequence ATGGGAATAGTTGTGCAAACAGTCAACTTCATTCGTGGACGTCCATTGAATCACCGACTGTTTAAAAAATTCTGTGATGAGATTGGAGCGGAACATGGAGTGTTACTGTACCACACAGAAGTACGTTGGCTGAGTCGTGGCAGTGTTCTCACACGTGTAGTGGAACTTCAGGATGAAATTCTCGAAATTCTCAAGCATCAACAATCCCCTCTTGCAAAGTACTTTGAAGATGAACATTTCATTGTTAGCCTGGGATATTTGGCTGATATTTTCAGTCTTCTCAATGATTTGAACACATCAATGCAGGGAAGAGATGTGGACATCATTCAAGCCAGGGGAAAAGTCGTCGCATTCACAAGGAAACTACCTATCTGGTGTCGCCATTTTGAAAGTGGTAACCTGGCAAACTTTCCTAACCTTGACAATATCCTTACTAAAGATGGTAAAACACTACCTGTAGAAATACTTCAAGAAGTTAAGAATCATTtggaaattctaagtacaaattttGAGGGTTACTTTTCAGATACTAATGATCTTTGCATAGAATCGGTTTGGATACAAAACCCTTTCTCATTTGATGTATCAAGACTGAGTGATAACGATATAGCAAAGGATGATTTAATTGAATTCCAAGAGGACCCAAGAAAGAAAGCTGATTTCGAAATGGCTGGGATAGATGTATAG